Below is a genomic region from Corallococcus caeni.
AAGGCATGTGTCCTTCCCATGGCAGCCGGACACGCCAGCCCCCTTCCGCCTCCCTGGCGGGGTGGTATGTCGCGCCCCGGCCGTGCGGCGCCCCTGGGCGGCACGGTGGCATGTCGTCTTTTTCCTCCCTCCTGGAGCGGACAACGATGGGCAACAATCTGAAGGCAGTGGTGGTGGGCGCGGTGCTGGGCGTCGCGGGCGCGGCCTTCGCGCAGGCCACGCCGGCGTCCCCCAAGGCCGACGCGAAGGCGGCGGCCAAGGCCCCCGCGGCCGGCAAGCCGGCGGCCACGACGGGCAAGACGGAGGTGACGTGGTGGGGCCACGCCGCCTTCGTGGTGAAGACGCCGGGCGGCGCGACCATCGCCATCGACCCGTGGCTCACCAACCCCAAGGCCCCGCAGGGCGCCACCTGGCCGGAGGCGGTGGACGCCATCCTCGTGACCCACGGCCACTTCGACCACGTGGGCGAGACGAAGGCCCTGGCCCAGAAGACCAACGCCAAGGTGTACGGCTGCTTCGAGCTGGTGTCGCTGCTGGGCCTGCCGGAGGCGCAGGCCATGGGCGCCAACGTGGGCGGGACGTTCACGGTGAAGGACGCCACCATCCACCTGGTGGAGGCGGTGCACTCCAGCAGCTACCAGGCGGACCCGAAGGCCGCGTCGCAGTACGCCGGCGCGCCCCTGGGCTTCGTCATCGAAATCGCCAACGGCCCCACGCTCTACCACGCCGGTGACACCGGGGCCTTCCAGTCCATGGCCCTCATCGCGGAGCAGTTCAAGCCCACCGTGGCCATGCTCCCCATCGGCGGCCACTTCACCATGGACCCCGCGCAGGCCGCCGCCGCCGTGAAGCTGCTGAAGGTGAAGTCCGTGGTGCCCATGCACTACGGCACCTTCCCCGCCCTGGCCGGGACCCCGGACGCGCTCACCACGGAGCTGAAGAAGACCCGGTCCACCGCCAAGGTGGTCTCCCTGGAGCCCGGCAAGGCCACCGCGCTGTAAGGCCTTCCCGGTGGGTCGTCCCCGCGCGCTCGTCCGCCCCGGGTGGACGGGCGCGCTGTTTTTCCACGAGCCATCAGCATCCGTTGCGCAACGCCACCGCTGGCCTGGGGCCGGGTGGCATCCCGGAAGCGACTGGGTTATTCCCCGCTTCGTGCGCTTGTCGGCGGGAACCGGCCGCGCGCGTTCGAGGGGTGTACCGGTGTCGGTGCTGGTTTTTGGAAGGGGGACCTGGTTGGCCACGCTCCTGGCGGACGTGGTCGCCGCGCATGCCCAGGCCCCCACGCCCGTCCCGTCGCCCCCGCTCCAGGAGGCCTCCTCCGGCCGCGCCCGGGGCCGCGCCTTCCTGCGCCGCACGCTGCGGGCCTCGGGGCTCGTCTACGGCACCCCCGTGCCGCTGCCGTCGCCGGTGGATGGCGGTGAGCCCGCGGACCTCCCGGCGCGCGCCGTGGAGGACGAGCTGTTCCACGCCGTGGTGCGCACGCTGGCGCGCATGGCGCTGGACCTGGCTCGGGTGATGGACGCGCCGGAGGGCCCCCGGGTGGAGCAGCTGCTGGTGCTCTTCGCGGTGCTGGCGGGCGAGCTGGACCTGGCGGTGGCGCTGGACGCGCGGCTCGCCGCGGGGCTGCCGGTGCCCCGGCGGATGGTGGGCCGGGTGGAGGACGCGCTCGACAAGCGGGCGCCGTCGCTGGCGGGCGACCCCGTGTACGGCCTGGTGCTGCACAACGGCGCGCAGTACGCGGACGCGCAGCTGTTCTGCCGGCAGGCCATCGACCTGTTCGCCAGCGGGCGGCTGTCGCGCGCGGGGGCGGAGCGGCGGCGGGACTTCGCGGCGCGGCAGAAGGCGCTGCTGGTGGACGTGCTCACCGCGCTCGCGTGCGTGGACCGGGAGCCCAGCCAGCCCGCGCGCCGCGCCATCCTCCGGCAGGTGGAGGGCCTGAAGCTGCCGCACGCGCTGGAGGGCGAGGTGAAGGCCGCGGTGCGCCAGTCCTTCGAGCGAAAGCGCGACGTGCGGGACGTGGTGCGCCGCGTGCGCAGCGTGGACATGCGCCACCTGCTCCTGGAGCAGGCGCTGCTGGCGGCGCTGGTGGACGGCCGTCGCACGCGGCGGGAGCGGGCCTTCATCGACACGCTGGCGGGCGCGCTGCACGTGCCCCAGGCGGAGCTGCGGCGTCTGGAATTGGAGATGGCGGAGTTCTACGCGCGGCACCGCTCGCTGGTGGATGTCTTCACCGTGTCGGACGCGGCGGGCGCCATGGGCGAGGAGCTCATGGGCGGCATGCAGGAGACGCTGGAGAAGAACTTCCACCGGCTCATGCAGGAGGCGCGCGAGACGGGTGACCTGGCGGTGCTGCTCACCAAGGCGGCGCGGCGCCAGAAGCTCACCGCCGACGAGCGCCAGCGCATGCGCGCCCAGCTCATCGACGTGGCG
It encodes:
- a CDS encoding metal-dependent hydrolase → MGNNLKAVVVGAVLGVAGAAFAQATPASPKADAKAAAKAPAAGKPAATTGKTEVTWWGHAAFVVKTPGGATIAIDPWLTNPKAPQGATWPEAVDAILVTHGHFDHVGETKALAQKTNAKVYGCFELVSLLGLPEAQAMGANVGGTFTVKDATIHLVEAVHSSSYQADPKAASQYAGAPLGFVIEIANGPTLYHAGDTGAFQSMALIAEQFKPTVAMLPIGGHFTMDPAQAAAAVKLLKVKSVVPMHYGTFPALAGTPDALTTELKKTRSTAKVVSLEPGKATAL
- a CDS encoding TerB family tellurite resistance protein, with amino-acid sequence MATLLADVVAAHAQAPTPVPSPPLQEASSGRARGRAFLRRTLRASGLVYGTPVPLPSPVDGGEPADLPARAVEDELFHAVVRTLARMALDLARVMDAPEGPRVEQLLVLFAVLAGELDLAVALDARLAAGLPVPRRMVGRVEDALDKRAPSLAGDPVYGLVLHNGAQYADAQLFCRQAIDLFASGRLSRAGAERRRDFAARQKALLVDVLTALACVDREPSQPARRAILRQVEGLKLPHALEGEVKAAVRQSFERKRDVRDVVRRVRSVDMRHLLLEQALLAALVDGRRTRRERAFIDTLAGALHVPQAELRRLELEMAEFYARHRSLVDVFTVSDAAGAMGEELMGGMQETLEKNFHRLMQEARETGDLAVLLTKAARRQKLTADERQRMRAQLIDVAKAIPALAIFAAPGGILLLAALAKVLPFSLLPSAFQDGPAVDSDDEDTLEREAV